A genomic window from Lotus japonicus ecotype B-129 chromosome 1, LjGifu_v1.2 includes:
- the LOC130717121 gene encoding ubiquitin-conjugating enzyme E2 27, whose amino-acid sequence MIDFARVQKELVECSKDAEGSGIRVVPKGDTSLVLLLGTIPGPVGTPYEGGVFQIDITLPDGYPFEPPKMRFTTKVWHPNISSQSGAICLDILKDQWSPALTLKTALLSVQALLSAPQPDDPQDAVVAQQYLKDYQTFVNTARYWTESFAKASSRGIEDKVQKLVEMGFPEAQVRSILESVGGDENLALERLL is encoded by the exons ATGATAGACTTTGCTCGCGTGCAGAAGGAGCTTGTGGAATGCAGCAAGGACGCAGAGGGATCCGGCATCCGTGTCGTCCCTAAAGGCGACACCAGCCTTGTTCTCTTGCTCGGCACCATTCCTGGCCCTGTTGGGACTCCCTATGAAGGGGGTGTTTTTCAGATTGATATCACATTGCCTG ATGGGTACCCGTTTGAACCACCTAAGATGCGGTTTACCACCAAAGTCTG GCACCCTAATATCAGCAGCCAGAGTGGAGCTATTTGTCTGGACATCTTAAAAGACCAGTGGAGCCCAGCGCTCACTCTGAAGACTGCCCTTCTTTCTGTGCAAGCACTTCTCTCTGCTCCTCAGCCTGATGATCCTCAAGATGCTGTTGTGGCGCAGCAG TATCTGAAAGACTATCAAACATTTGTTAACACTGCTCGCTACTGGACTGAAAGTTTTGCAAAGGCATCATCTCGTGGGATCGAAGATAAG GTACAGAAACTGGTTGAGATGGGATTTCCTGAAGCTCAAGTAAGGAGCATTTTGGAATCTGTTGGAGGTGATGAAAACTTGGCTCTTGAAAGGCTGCTTTAG